In the Mytilus galloprovincialis chromosome 10, xbMytGall1.hap1.1, whole genome shotgun sequence genome, one interval contains:
- the LOC143048171 gene encoding uncharacterized protein LOC143048171 isoform X1: MNVLIIPFCLTLVCILTNAQVCDDLDTAICRILSSLYPKMCDDSCLSSICNRFCGNCPVRCYYSREIVNPANCSTIVDCPSIDHYCFTSETFADDFTKVYKMGCALKNTCVLNVNGGRRSDVVVKGACCGIDKCNNNLPDEIDRLVDLQQQKISELSQSKNNITSHMSDCFDTIPNCKEYTTIVCGQYAPWSQEHCARFCNMCGPSTKSRVILATTITSVPTITPDCKNMDDNVCHKLALDDAKLCSNDCIANKICPRFCKKCYQCYSCSDIDRLQDCSNTTTCESGKECFQLETLSYDLRPVFRLGCLDENLCQRLGVNPVQSGFGRRQQGLKGGCCKTDLCNTKLINVIPATTTTVSTSTAVTAHGCSLHHSGSVQGCGPNSAYVIKGHSCYHIGNDELTWIESKNYCRSKCGTLANFDSGAEIIDVINRIKSSYNHLDLWVDAVKDSHRNWIWTETNQRIVMETSFYLNKIDGSCGAGHNSDIVTMIPHNCTTLLHPLCETTIT; the protein is encoded by the exons ATGAACGTGCTCATCATTCCATTCT GTTTAACACTCGTATGCATACTGACAAACGCACAAGTGTGTGATGATCTTGACACAGCTATTTGCAGGATACTGTCATCCTTATATCCAAAAATGTGTGATGACAGTTGTTTATCAAGTATCTGTAACAGATTTTGTGGAAACTGTC ctGTAAGGTGCTATTACAGCAGAGAAATAGTCAATCCAGCAAACTGTTCCACTATAGTCGACTGTCCATCTATAGATCAT TATTGTTTCACATCAGAAACATTTGCCGACGATTTTACGAAAGTATATAAAATGGGATGTGCACTAAAAAat acttGTGTACTAAATGTCAATGGTGGTAGAAGGTCAGATGTTGTTGTAAAAGGTGCATGTTGCGGCATTGACAAATGCAACAATAATTTACCAGATGAAATTGATCGACTAGTAGATTTACAGCAACAAAAGATTTCAGAGCTGTCACAAAGTAAAA ATAATATTACATCACACATGTCTGATTGCTTTGATACGATTCCTAACTGCAAAGAGTACACAACAATTGTATGTGGACAATATGCCCCCTGGTCACAGGAGCATTGCGCTCGCTTCTGTAATATGTGTG gACCTAGTACCAAATCAAGAGTTATTCTAGCTACAACAATAACCT CTGTACCTACAATCACACCTGACTGCAAGAACATGGATGACAACGTGTGTCATAAGCTAGCGTTGGATGATGCCAAACTTTGTTCCAACGACTGTATCGCTAATAAAATTTGTCCTAGGTTTTGCAAAAAATGTT ATCAGTGTTATAGCTGCAGTGATATAGATCGTCTACAAGATTGCAGTAATACCACAACATGTGAATCAGGGAAG GAATGTTTCCAGCTAGAAACACTGAGCTATGATCTACGTCCAGTCTTCAGACTAGGATGTCTCGATGAGAAC CTTTGTCAAAGGCTTGGTGTTAATCCTGTACAATCAGGATTTGGACGAAGACAACAAGGCTTGAAAGGTGGATGTTGTAAAACAGATCTGTGTAATACCAAACTGATTAATGTAATACCTGCTACAACAACTACAGTGTCGACTAGCACTGCTGTCACTGCTCATG GATGTTCACTGCATCACTCTGGAAGTGTTCAAGGTTGTGGTCCTAACTCTGCATATGTTATTAAAGGACACTCTTGTTACCATATCGGAAATGACGAGTTAACATGGATAGAATCAAAG AACTATTGCAGAAGCAAATGTGGAACTCTAGCTAATTTTGATTCAGGCGCTGAAATAATAGATGTCATCAACCGAATCAAATCAAGTTATAACC ATTTGGATCTCTGGGTTGATGCCGTGAAAGACTCGCATAGAAATTGGATATGGACAGAAACAAATCAGAGAATTGTTATGGAAACTTCTTTCTATTTGAACAAAATAGACGGTTCCTGTGGCGCAGGGCATAATTCTGATATCGTTACAATGATTCCTCATAACTGTACCACGCTACTCCATCCGCTATGTGAAACAACAAtaacataa
- the LOC143048171 gene encoding uncharacterized protein LOC143048171 isoform X2: MNVLIIPFCLTLVCILTNAQVCDDLDTAICRILSSLYPKMCDDSCLSSICNRFCGNCPVRCYYSREIVNPANCSTIVDCPSIDHYCFTSETFADDFTKVYKMGCALKNTCVLNVNGGRRSDVVVKGACCGIDKCNNNLPDEIDRLVDLQQQKISELSQNNITSHMSDCFDTIPNCKEYTTIVCGQYAPWSQEHCARFCNMCGPSTKSRVILATTITSVPTITPDCKNMDDNVCHKLALDDAKLCSNDCIANKICPRFCKKCYQCYSCSDIDRLQDCSNTTTCESGKECFQLETLSYDLRPVFRLGCLDENLCQRLGVNPVQSGFGRRQQGLKGGCCKTDLCNTKLINVIPATTTTVSTSTAVTAHGCSLHHSGSVQGCGPNSAYVIKGHSCYHIGNDELTWIESKNYCRSKCGTLANFDSGAEIIDVINRIKSSYNHLDLWVDAVKDSHRNWIWTETNQRIVMETSFYLNKIDGSCGAGHNSDIVTMIPHNCTTLLHPLCETTIT, encoded by the exons ATGAACGTGCTCATCATTCCATTCT GTTTAACACTCGTATGCATACTGACAAACGCACAAGTGTGTGATGATCTTGACACAGCTATTTGCAGGATACTGTCATCCTTATATCCAAAAATGTGTGATGACAGTTGTTTATCAAGTATCTGTAACAGATTTTGTGGAAACTGTC ctGTAAGGTGCTATTACAGCAGAGAAATAGTCAATCCAGCAAACTGTTCCACTATAGTCGACTGTCCATCTATAGATCAT TATTGTTTCACATCAGAAACATTTGCCGACGATTTTACGAAAGTATATAAAATGGGATGTGCACTAAAAAat acttGTGTACTAAATGTCAATGGTGGTAGAAGGTCAGATGTTGTTGTAAAAGGTGCATGTTGCGGCATTGACAAATGCAACAATAATTTACCAGATGAAATTGATCGACTAGTAGATTTACAGCAACAAAAGATTTCAGAGCTGTCACAAA ATAATATTACATCACACATGTCTGATTGCTTTGATACGATTCCTAACTGCAAAGAGTACACAACAATTGTATGTGGACAATATGCCCCCTGGTCACAGGAGCATTGCGCTCGCTTCTGTAATATGTGTG gACCTAGTACCAAATCAAGAGTTATTCTAGCTACAACAATAACCT CTGTACCTACAATCACACCTGACTGCAAGAACATGGATGACAACGTGTGTCATAAGCTAGCGTTGGATGATGCCAAACTTTGTTCCAACGACTGTATCGCTAATAAAATTTGTCCTAGGTTTTGCAAAAAATGTT ATCAGTGTTATAGCTGCAGTGATATAGATCGTCTACAAGATTGCAGTAATACCACAACATGTGAATCAGGGAAG GAATGTTTCCAGCTAGAAACACTGAGCTATGATCTACGTCCAGTCTTCAGACTAGGATGTCTCGATGAGAAC CTTTGTCAAAGGCTTGGTGTTAATCCTGTACAATCAGGATTTGGACGAAGACAACAAGGCTTGAAAGGTGGATGTTGTAAAACAGATCTGTGTAATACCAAACTGATTAATGTAATACCTGCTACAACAACTACAGTGTCGACTAGCACTGCTGTCACTGCTCATG GATGTTCACTGCATCACTCTGGAAGTGTTCAAGGTTGTGGTCCTAACTCTGCATATGTTATTAAAGGACACTCTTGTTACCATATCGGAAATGACGAGTTAACATGGATAGAATCAAAG AACTATTGCAGAAGCAAATGTGGAACTCTAGCTAATTTTGATTCAGGCGCTGAAATAATAGATGTCATCAACCGAATCAAATCAAGTTATAACC ATTTGGATCTCTGGGTTGATGCCGTGAAAGACTCGCATAGAAATTGGATATGGACAGAAACAAATCAGAGAATTGTTATGGAAACTTCTTTCTATTTGAACAAAATAGACGGTTCCTGTGGCGCAGGGCATAATTCTGATATCGTTACAATGATTCCTCATAACTGTACCACGCTACTCCATCCGCTATGTGAAACAACAAtaacataa